The DNA sequence gttggagtagctaaggctttcttggaggaagtgtgtctgtgagagtgggctttgagctttcagaagctcaagccaggtccagtggctCAATATcttcttctgctgcctgcctatccagatgtagaactctcagttccttctccagcaccatgtctgcctatgtgcTGCCTTACTctccaccttgatgacaatggactaaacctctgaactgtaagccagccccagttaaatgtttttctttataaaagttgctatagtcttaatcccagcactcaggagggcagaggtaggcagatctctgtaaatttgaggccaaccttgtctacagaataaattccaggacagccagggctacacaatgaaaccctgtttcaaaaaaccaaaaggaaaaaaaaagtgttggtgtggtcatggtgtctcttctctttacagcaacagaaactctaactaagacacctacaATAGCTGaagtaaacacatttttttaatataatttttttatttatgttcactggtgttttgcctgcatgtatgtctgtgtgaaggtgtcagattttggagttacagacagctgtgagttgccatgtgggtgctgggaagtgaaacCCAGGCACTCTGGAAGAACATTTGgtactcttatatttttggttgtgagcctagcctttaacggctgagccatctctccagcccttggtaCCCTTAACCacggagctatctctccagcctgagtaaACACATTTTTCATTAGGTGTTCTCTAATTCAGTCATGTTCTGTTGATGATTTGAGAGAGCATACCCCGGGGTGCTTAACCTGATTTCCTTCATCCAGATGGGTATATTCTTCTTGCCTTTTCTCCAGATTTCCAACTGGTGAGCATTCTGAGTTATAACCTCAAATTCCAAATGGGTCTTGTGCTAGTGGCAAATCTGGAAGGAGATAGTCTCCTCAATCGCTAAGGGAAAGGTTTCAATTCTGACTATTATGGGACTCTTTACACTTCTGGTCATACTTCTGGGTCTAACCTAAGTAAAGAATGCCTGTCCTCTGCTCTGCGGCTGCACTGTTCAGGTTCAGCCTCACTCACCAGACTCCACAATCACAACAGGCACCCAGTACCACTCACACTCAGCTGAATGTTCTGAGAAGTAAgttcttctgccttcttttccaGGGAGGACACCCACAGCTTCCGCTTTTGCCGGCATCGAGAGGCTGCAGCTCTGTTTCGCTCTAAAAACCGCTGCCGCCGCTCATCTGGATCTTCATCCACTGTACGCCGTCGCCGTCCCCCAGTGCTAGGGGTGGGCTGAGCTGGAGAGACCTGTTGCACAGGAAGGAAGAatacttgtgatggtttgtatatgctcttccctgggtgaggcacttttagaaggtgtggccctgttggagtaggtgtgtcactgtgggtgtgggctttaagaccctcatcctagctaggcgatggtggcacacacatttaattccagcacttgggaggcagaggcaggtggatatctgagttcgaggacagcctggtctacagagtgagttccaggacagcaggggctatacagagaaaccatgtttcaaacaaacaaacaaacaaacaaacaaaaaaacctcatcctagggctggtgaaatggctcagcgggtaagagcatccgactgctcttccaaaggtgcagagttcaaatcccagcaaccacatggtggctcacaaccatccgcaacaagatctgactccctcttctggagtgtctgaagacagctacattgtacttacatataataaataaataaatctttaaaaaaaaaaacaaaaaacctcatcctagctgcctggaagccagtctcctactagcagccttcagatgaagatgtagaactctcagctctgcctgcatcatgcttGCCaagatgctgccctgcttccaccttgatgatgttggactgaacctctgaacctgtaggccagcccaattaaatattgtacTTTATaaggcttggtcatggtgtctgttcacatcagtaaaatcctaagacaatacttttttcccttttttttttttttttttttttttatttatgtctaacttgtctttattctattttttttttttttttttttgactttgaaCAATTTTGTTATATATCCCAGGCAGACCCTGAATTTTGGTCCTTCTGCTTAGgcatccagagtgctgggattcacaggcaatctgtctcccaagtgctgggattaaaggcgtgcaccaccaccaccaccaccatcaccaccaccggCCGGCTGGTGcttacctttaataccagcacttaagatgcagaggcaggcagatctatgtgagtttaaggcctgcctggtctacatagtgagttttaggacaattagagctacatagtgagacccctgtctcaaaaaccaacaaaaggaaatctACTTTAGGCAATACTGAACTTTGTACTCCAGTAGTATCAGTGATTaagacataattttatttattatttagactAGTATAatctcttgaaagaaaaaaaaaactagggaaTTTCTAACTCATATAACGAACTAAAGATTTACCCTGCTTGGATCCTAGTATGAAGAGCCTTTCTTCAAGAAATGCAGCTGAgtgtggcacatgcccttaaccTCAGCtgtgaagaggctgaggcaggagggtcatgagtttgagATCTCTCCCTTAAAATAttccaaactaaaaacaaatgagaaaagctatgaaaaaaagaaagcaagaactcAGTAGTGATTGACAGCGGCGCTATAGCCTTTCTGCAAGAGGAAAACCACCCAGCTCAGGCAGAGCTTTACTGTGTCCAGAACTGCTGGCTCTGGGGAACGAGTGGTTCAGAATGGTGGGAAGCCCTAGCTTCTAAGAAGACACACAAATGAAAGCTCATGTTGTTGGCCAAGGTTTATGGTAGCATATGGCCATGAAATGTCTGGACATGTGGTGGTAGCTGATGAAGCAGGTGGTGACATCAGTAAAACAGAGATGAGGCAATGAATGCAATTCTGGAAACCAATCTCAGGTTGCTGTCACCTGTCCAGTAGAGACAATTACGAGAACTGGAGATATTCAGTTCCTAAAGAATTGTATTAAAATGGAGACCTTATTGAGAAGAGATTAGGCAACTAACTGGGTCCTCctctggcttaatttttttttttttaattttaatttctctgtgaTGAAAAGGGACTAGTGGATTGGTAATGAAAgttctttttgtgtatgtgtttcttagTTTTTAATGAACCATCTATTTTACtataacaatatattatattaatatattctttttaaaaaagatttatttatgtatgtatatgggtgttttgactaCATGTACATTGCACATCAGAAGAAGTTATGGGGgcggtcatgagttcaaatcccagcaaccacatgagaaacaaacaaacaaacaaacaaataagttatGGGATCCCATGGGACTACAGTATAGACAATAGTGAGCTgccatgctgggaactgaacccaggtcctttggaagaacagccagtgctcttaactgctaagccatctctccagtcccagtatcaatatattcttttttttcctaagatttatttatttattttatgtatgagtaccagaagagagcatcagattacattattgatggttatgagccaccatgtggttgctatgaattgaactcaggacctctgaagttCAATTCAAATCTGAAGAACAGATCTGAACTggtaagtcatctctctagcccgagCAGATCtgaactgctaagtcatctctctagcccgagCAGATCtgaactgctaagtcatctttctagcccctaaTATATTCTTATAATGAGTCTTATGTCATAAAATCTAATCAAGTGACTGATAACTTTTTTGTTACAACTTAACAGATAAGCAGGAGATACAGAGGCCTCTTCTGCAACAGGGCTGCATAATTCAAGCTGTTTGCATTTATGCCTAACATGAAGGTAGGTAGACAATGAATAGTTTGTTTTGCTGTAGTCAATCTACCAAATAGCTGGTTACTCCGAAAgctaaatttattcttttctcatctcATGATTCTTGAAAAACAGATATAACATAAAGAGTAGGGGCAGCACACCTGCAGTGCTCATCCAAGGGCACAACTGACCTGTGGCTGGGCAGGGGATGGGGCATCCGGGTGCTGGATGAGGATCTGGTTCTGCTCTGGACGGGCAGTCACCATGGTGCTTGCAGTACCCACCACCATTCCACAACCTCCATTGATTGAAGAAACTTGATGGGTCAGCGTGGCTTTTAGTCTCTATGTGGAAAGATTATTTAAGAAGGCAAGAGTGAGGTTCTGTCAAGGATAGGAAGGATGAACTTGTATTACTGATCTTATAGTTAAAATTCTTGCTCCAATTTTTTCTTAACAGAGGaactaaaagaaaatgacagGGAGAGAAAAGTGCCCACCTGGATCCCTGAAATGCCTATCTTGTTCTCTATTACCCTGGGCACAGCTGGGGACTGGGGCTTGTGGAAGCAATAGGTCCCACATGAAAGCTCTCTCCTGGAACCTGGCCAGATGCTAGTTACGCAGCTATTCACCACTTGgccagctcccctgcccactcaccccCTCCATCTGTTGTCCTGGAACTGAAATAGCAAGTGTTCTATTCCAAACAATCTGTGCTGCTTCTTCCTGTGCCATGGCCTGTGCCAGGCTGTAAGGGTGGGGACAGGAGACTTAGAAATCAGGGTCTTTTCCAACCCCACAGCAGAATATCTTTAGCTATGTGAACCTCAGAAGGTTCCTTTGCTTGGTTAACTTGATAAATCTAGACTGTTATTACTTCTTTTAGAAGGCCAACATTTAGAAGTACTCCAGGCTAGGATATACTCACCATTTTGGCTTCTGACGGCATAGGGTGGCCGGAGGGAGAAATGGAGCCACTATTGTTAACTGGTGGGCCAGGTATACCAGGAATGTTGGGCACCATGGACACAGGTCTGGCCAGCTAAATCAAGAGAAGGACCAAAACCATGAGACACAGTAGTATTGGTTTTCCCCAAATCAAGTGTTTTTGAGATTGGTATGTCAGGGCCTGTTCTATGTAATCTGCTCACAAGACATGCAGGGACATCCTGGGAAATTATCTTTCCTAAGGAGTACCACAGAGTAAGGAACCGCATTCTGCAGTCCTTTTCTGTGGGAAAGACTGAGAGTGTATCTTCAGGAAAGGGGTAAGCAGTGCAGGAGAAGTGGTGGGGTGAGTGAAGTCAACCAGTCAGCAGGTTGGCAAGATCACCTCCTTGACTAGAAGCCAACTGTCCAGATGAATCTTTGTCTAGTGCTTCACAGTGTTGTACTGGCAGAGGTTAGTGAAGAGCTTGGGCACACTGCCACACACAGCTAATACAGTCCAGGCCCACGTATCCCTGGGGTCCTGTGGCTATGATCACTCAGGTGGAAGGGAGGAATCAGTGGCTGCCCAACTACAAAGCTCACCGAAATAACAGAAGGCATCTGTACTGGAGGCCCTGGCAACATAGGCATGGTCTGTCCATTAGCAAGATGCATGACGAGAGGGAGGGAGCCAGTAGGAGATCTGCAGGAGAAATGAAATatcacaatatattttttaaggatttatttattttatatatgagtatatacaaaaatactgtcttcagacacactagcagagggcatcatatcccattacaaatggttgtgagccaccgtgtggttgtgggaattgaactcaggacctgtgtgttcttaaccactgagccatctctccagcccctaaatatcACAGCCTCACAGCCTTGACCCTTTGCCTATTGGTCTTCCTCGTACAATCTGAGAATGTTTTTTACAGTCTTCTCATTGGGGACGGTATAGACTAGCACTATAAAACcttgacattctctctctctctctctcttttttttttcttgtttttttgttttttttgagacagggtttctctgtatagccccagctgtcctggagctcactttgtagaccaggctggcctcgaactcagaaatccgcctgcctctgcctcccagacatTCTCTTGAACATGGAAAAACAGATGGTGAGAAATGACAATCTGTTTTCTAGGGATTAAACAAAAATGCTTTAGACACATCAGGTAAGCCCTAGTCTACTTGCCTTAGCCTGCAAAGCCTTGGTGTTTTTCTAGTGCTAGGGATTAATAGAGCCTTGGACCTGCCAGGAAAGTGCTCTACTGAGCTATACACCAAGCCCCACAGTCTAGAAATACCTTTATACCTTTCAAATTAATTGAATTCAATGGCTGTGAGCTAACTTTATTAGGAATTTGGGATGATTAAACATCTCTaccacaaataaaatgttttattttaggaaataatttCAACAACTCATTTTCTTAGGTATGTAAGAATAAATTCCTGGAGCCAGCTTCATTatcaatcccagaactcaggaagcagaagcaggatgatggttgggcagtggtggcacacgcctttagtcccagcacttgggaggcagaggcaggcagatttctgagttcaaggccagtctggtgtacagagtgagttccaggacagccagggctagacagagaaaccctgtctcgaaaaacaaacaaacaaacaaaaaagcaggatGATGAGACCTTGAGGCCAACCTTGGAGCCTTAgaaagatcatgtctcaaaacaacaaatttGAGAACAACATCAAAAGtttccatttttatcattttttatcaAATAATTTCAAACTGTAGAAAAAGATTCAGAAGGCCTGAACAGATGGCTCTCCTTATACTGTACAAGGTCAGTTCAGTTTATGGTGCCcacacattgggcagctcacaagccCAGCTCCTAGGCATCTGACAGTGTCTCTGGCCCCTGATGGTACTGTacttatgtgcacacactcacaggaaGTCGCACCTAGACAtaactttaaaagataataaaaataaaccttaaaataaaacaaaggaaaattgtGGTTTCACTGTTTCCTCTACTCTCTGTACTTACCCTATTTGCCTGTTGGATGGTGGAGCCTGTGTGATGACAGAGGTTGGGGAAGGAAGAGTTGGATGAAGTGGATCATACCCTAAGTGGAGAGGCAGGGAGCCAGGACGTACAATGGTGGGTGTAGGGGTAGAGATCACAACCGGTTTTGTGGTAACCTCCTAGGGAGAGGAGACAGTAAACCACAGAATGTTTTAAGAACTGTGTATAGGGAAATACAGTGATTTTATTGAAAGAGCATTACAAATAATTGTGACCCAATTCCATCACAATCATGCACCCATATCTCACCCATTCAGCAGGAATGATGATTTAAGAACATTTCAGAGATGATGGCTATACGAATGAGATGACAACTGGAAAATCATTTGAAATCTTTGGAGCTACACTA is a window from the Mus pahari chromosome 17, PAHARI_EIJ_v1.1, whole genome shotgun sequence genome containing:
- the Atf7 gene encoding cyclic AMP-dependent transcription factor ATF-7 isoform X2 is translated as MGDDRPFVCSAPGCGQRFTNEDHLAVHKHKHEMTLKFGPARTDSVIIADQTPTPTRFLKNCEEVGLFNELASSFEHEFKKASDDDEKKGAAGPLDMSLPSTPDIKIKEEEPVEVDSSPPDSPASHPCSPPLKEKEVTTKPVVISTPTPTIVRPGSLPLHLGYDPLHPTLPSPTSVITQAPPSNRQIGSPTGSLPLVMHLANGQTMPMLPGPPVQMPSVISLARPVSMVPNIPGIPGPPVNNSGSISPSGHPMPSEAKMRLKATLTHQVSSINGGCGMVVGTASTMVTARPEQNQILIQHPDAPSPAQPQVSPAQPTPSTGGRRRRTVDEDPDERRQRFLERNRAAASRCRQKRKLWVSSLEKKAEELTSQNIQLSNEVTLLRNEVAQLKQLLLAHKDCPVTALQKKTQGYLGE
- the Atf7 gene encoding cyclic AMP-dependent transcription factor ATF-7 isoform X3, producing the protein MKYGRRQTVCVQCPGLWTDQTPTPTRFLKNCEEGAAGPLDMSLPSTPDIKIKEEEPVEVDSSPPDSPASHPCSPPLKEKEVTTKPVVISTPTPTIVRPGSLPLHLGYDPLHPTLPSPTSVITQAPPSNRQIGSPTGSLPLVMHLANGQTMPMLPGPPVQMPSVISLARPVSMVPNIPGIPGPPVNNSGSISPSGHPMPSEAKMRLKATLTHQVSSINGGCGMVVGTASTMVTARPEQNQILIQHPDAPSPAQPQVSPAQPTPSTGGRRRRTVDEDPDERRQRFLERNRAAASRCRQKRKLWVSSLEKKAEELTSQNIQLSNEVTLLRNEVAQLKQLLLAHKDCPVTALQKKTQGYLESPKESSEPTGSPAPVIQHSSATAPSNGLSVRSAAEAVATSVLTQMASQRTELSMPIQSHVIMTPQSQSAGR